From Pogoniulus pusillus isolate bPogPus1 chromosome 17, bPogPus1.pri, whole genome shotgun sequence, the proteins below share one genomic window:
- the LEO1 gene encoding RNA polymerase-associated protein LEO1 isoform X1 produces MADMEELFGSDADSEAEAKDSDSGSESDSDQENAGSGSNASGSDSDQDDDREAVKPSNKELFGDDSEDEAASHHTGSDNHSERSYNRSEASGHSEHEENDQSDVDQHSVSEAAHDEDEDEHGHGSDEGSHHSEADGSEKAHSEDEKWGKEDKSDQSDDEERQQNSDDEERQQNSDDEEKVQNSDEDERPQISDEEERLQNSDEEKMQNSDDEERPQASDEEKMQNSDDDERPQASDEEKMQNSDDDERAQHSDEEDQEHKSGESARGSDSEDEVLRMKRKKPIASDSEADSDTEGQKEHADVMDLFGGADDISSGSDGEDKPPTPGQPIDENGLSQEQQEEEPIPETRIEVEIPKVNTDLGNDLYFVKLPNFLSVEPRPFDPQYYEDEFEDEEMLDEEGRTRLKLKVENTIRWRMRRDEEGNEIRESNARIVKWSDGSMSLHLGNEVFDVYKAPLQGDHNHLFIRQGTGLQGQAVFKTKLTFRPHSTDSATHRKMTLSLADRCSKTQKIRILPMAGRDPESQRTEMIKKEEERLRASIRRESQQRRMREKQHQRGLSANYLEPDRYDEEDEGDDSISLAAIKNRYKGGIREERARIYSSDSDEGSDEDKTQRLLKAKKLTSDEEGEPSGKRKAEDDDKASKKHKKYVISDEEEEDDD; encoded by the exons ATGGCCGACATGGAGGAGCTCTTCGGCAGCGACGCCGACTCGGAGGCTGAGGCGAAAG ATTCTGATTCTGGATCTGAATCTGATTCTGATCAGGAGAATGCTGGCTCTGGTAGCAATGCTTCTGGAAGCGACAGCGACCAGGATGATGACAGAGAGGCTGTAAAGCCTAGCAATAAGGAGTTGTTTGGAGATGATAGTGAGGATGAAGCAGCATCCCATCACACAGGGAGTGACAACCACTCTGAAAGATCCTACAATCGCTCTGAAGCCTCAGGACATTCTGAGCACGAAGAAAACGATCAGTCAGATGTGGACCAGCACAGTGTTTCAGAAGCTGCTCatgatgaggatgaggatgagcaTGGGCATGGCTCAGATGAAGGCAGTCATCATTCAGAGGCAGATGGCTCTGAAAAAGCACACTCAGAGGATGAGAAATGGGGCAAGGAAGACAAGAGTGATCAGTCAGATGATGAAGAGAGACAGCAGAACTCtgatgatgaggagagacaGCAGAACTCTGACGATGAGGAGAAAGTACAGAACTCGGATGAAGATGAAAGGCCGCAGATATCTGATGAAGAGGAAAGACTCCAGAACTCAGATGAAGAGAAAATGCAGAACTctgatgatgaggagaggccTCAGGCCTCAGATGAGGAGAAGATGCAGAACTCGGATGATGATGAAAGACCTCAGGCCTCAGATGAGGAGAAGATGCAGAACTCTGATGATGATGAAAGGGCCCAGCACTCTGATGAGGAGGACCAAGAGCATAAATCTG GAGAGTCTGCAAGGGGCAGTGATAGTGAAGATGAGGTTCTGCGAATGAAGCGGAAGAAACCTATTGCATCAGATTCAGAAGCGGACAGTGATACAGAAGGACAGAAAG AGCATGCAGATGTCATGGATCTGTTTGGAGGTGCAGATGATATTTCCTCAGGGAGTGATGGAGAAGACAAGCCACCAACTCCAGGACAGCCCATT GATGAGAATGGATTGAgtcaagagcagcaggaagaagagcCTATTCCAGAGACTAGAATAGAGGTAGAAATACCAAAAGTAAACACAGACCTGGGTAATGATTTGTATTTTGTGAAGCTACCCAACTTCCTTAGCGTGGAGCCCAG ACCTTTTGATCCTCAGTATTACGAAGATGAATTTGAAGATGAGGAGATGCTTGATGAAGAAGGTAGAACCAGGCTAAAACTCAAG gTAGAAAACACAATACGATGGCGAATGCGACGAGATGAGGAAGGGAATGAGATCAGAGAGAGTAATGCACGGATAGTCAAATGGTCAGATGGAAG CATGTCTCTCCACTTGGGCAATGAGGTCTTCGATGTGTACAAGGCACCACTACAGGGAGATCACAACCATTTGTTTATCAGACAAGGGACAGgtctgcaaggacaggctgttTTCAAGACAAAGTTAACCTTCAG GCCACACTCCACAGACAGTGCCACGCACAGGAAGATGACTCTGTCTCTGGCAGATAGGTGTTCGAAGACCCAGAAAATTCGTATTTTGCCAATGGCAGGTCGTGACCCAGAGTCTCAGCGCACAGAAATGATTAAG aaagaagaggagaggtTAAGGGCTTCCATTCGCAGAGAGTCTCAGCAGCGAAGGATGCGGGAGAAGCAGCATCAGCGTGGTCTGAGTGCAAATTACTTAGAACCTGATCGCTATGATGAAGAGGATGAAGGAGATGATTCAATCAGTCTAGCAGCTATCAAGAACAGATACAAAGGTGGCATCAGAG AGGAACGTGCTAGAATCTACTCTTCTGACAGCGATGAAGGCTCAGATGAAGATAAAACACAAAGACTACTCAAGGCAAAGAAACTTACTAGTGATGAG GAGGGTGAACCTtctggaaagagaaaagcagaggatGATGACAAAGCAAGTAAGAAGCATAAGAAATATGTGATTAGtgatgaagaggaagaagatgatgattaa
- the LEO1 gene encoding RNA polymerase-associated protein LEO1 isoform X2 — translation MADMEELFGSDADSEAEAKDSDSGSESDSDQENAGSGSNASGSDSDQDDDREAVKPSNKELFGDDSEDEAASHHTGSDNHSERSYNRSEASGHSEHEENDQSDVDQHSVSEAAHDEDEDEHGHGSDEGSHHSEADGSEKAHSEDEKWGKEDKSDQSDDEERQQNSDDEERQQNSDDEEKVQNSDEDERPQISDEEERLQNSDEEKMQNSDDEERPQASDEEKMQNSDDDERPQASDEEKMQNSDDDERAQHSDEEDQEHKSGESARGSDSEDEVLRMKRKKPIASDSEADSDTEGQKEHADVMDLFGGADDISSGSDGEDKPPTPGQPIDENGLSQEQQEEEPIPETRIEVEIPKVNTDLGNDLYFVKLPNFLSVEPRPFDPQYYEDEFEDEEMLDEEGRTRLKLKVENTIRWRMRRDEEGNEIRESNARIVKWSDGSMSLHLGNEVFDVYKAPLQGDHNHLFIRQGTGLQGQAVFKTKLTFRPHSTDSATHRKMTLSLADRCSKTQKIRILPMAGRDPESQRTEMIKKEEERLRASIRRESQQRRMREKQHQRGLSANYLEPDRYDEEDEGDDSISLAAIKNRYKGGIREERARIYSSDSDEGSDEDKTQRLLKAKKLTSDEVNLLEREKQRMMTKQVRSIRNM, via the exons ATGGCCGACATGGAGGAGCTCTTCGGCAGCGACGCCGACTCGGAGGCTGAGGCGAAAG ATTCTGATTCTGGATCTGAATCTGATTCTGATCAGGAGAATGCTGGCTCTGGTAGCAATGCTTCTGGAAGCGACAGCGACCAGGATGATGACAGAGAGGCTGTAAAGCCTAGCAATAAGGAGTTGTTTGGAGATGATAGTGAGGATGAAGCAGCATCCCATCACACAGGGAGTGACAACCACTCTGAAAGATCCTACAATCGCTCTGAAGCCTCAGGACATTCTGAGCACGAAGAAAACGATCAGTCAGATGTGGACCAGCACAGTGTTTCAGAAGCTGCTCatgatgaggatgaggatgagcaTGGGCATGGCTCAGATGAAGGCAGTCATCATTCAGAGGCAGATGGCTCTGAAAAAGCACACTCAGAGGATGAGAAATGGGGCAAGGAAGACAAGAGTGATCAGTCAGATGATGAAGAGAGACAGCAGAACTCtgatgatgaggagagacaGCAGAACTCTGACGATGAGGAGAAAGTACAGAACTCGGATGAAGATGAAAGGCCGCAGATATCTGATGAAGAGGAAAGACTCCAGAACTCAGATGAAGAGAAAATGCAGAACTctgatgatgaggagaggccTCAGGCCTCAGATGAGGAGAAGATGCAGAACTCGGATGATGATGAAAGACCTCAGGCCTCAGATGAGGAGAAGATGCAGAACTCTGATGATGATGAAAGGGCCCAGCACTCTGATGAGGAGGACCAAGAGCATAAATCTG GAGAGTCTGCAAGGGGCAGTGATAGTGAAGATGAGGTTCTGCGAATGAAGCGGAAGAAACCTATTGCATCAGATTCAGAAGCGGACAGTGATACAGAAGGACAGAAAG AGCATGCAGATGTCATGGATCTGTTTGGAGGTGCAGATGATATTTCCTCAGGGAGTGATGGAGAAGACAAGCCACCAACTCCAGGACAGCCCATT GATGAGAATGGATTGAgtcaagagcagcaggaagaagagcCTATTCCAGAGACTAGAATAGAGGTAGAAATACCAAAAGTAAACACAGACCTGGGTAATGATTTGTATTTTGTGAAGCTACCCAACTTCCTTAGCGTGGAGCCCAG ACCTTTTGATCCTCAGTATTACGAAGATGAATTTGAAGATGAGGAGATGCTTGATGAAGAAGGTAGAACCAGGCTAAAACTCAAG gTAGAAAACACAATACGATGGCGAATGCGACGAGATGAGGAAGGGAATGAGATCAGAGAGAGTAATGCACGGATAGTCAAATGGTCAGATGGAAG CATGTCTCTCCACTTGGGCAATGAGGTCTTCGATGTGTACAAGGCACCACTACAGGGAGATCACAACCATTTGTTTATCAGACAAGGGACAGgtctgcaaggacaggctgttTTCAAGACAAAGTTAACCTTCAG GCCACACTCCACAGACAGTGCCACGCACAGGAAGATGACTCTGTCTCTGGCAGATAGGTGTTCGAAGACCCAGAAAATTCGTATTTTGCCAATGGCAGGTCGTGACCCAGAGTCTCAGCGCACAGAAATGATTAAG aaagaagaggagaggtTAAGGGCTTCCATTCGCAGAGAGTCTCAGCAGCGAAGGATGCGGGAGAAGCAGCATCAGCGTGGTCTGAGTGCAAATTACTTAGAACCTGATCGCTATGATGAAGAGGATGAAGGAGATGATTCAATCAGTCTAGCAGCTATCAAGAACAGATACAAAGGTGGCATCAGAG AGGAACGTGCTAGAATCTACTCTTCTGACAGCGATGAAGGCTCAGATGAAGATAAAACACAAAGACTACTCAAGGCAAAGAAACTTACTAGTGATGA GGTGAACCTtctggaaagagaaaagcagaggatGATGACAAAGCAAGTAAGAAGCATAAGAAATATGTGA